GCAGGGAGGCCTGATTGGTTTAGAGCAGGTCAGTTCATTTAGCAGAATTCCCCAGAAGTTTCAGCATTAGAGGTTCTTCCTCAAAGTAGGATTGCGAGAGGTTTATTCAGGCTGTCATACAGGCTTTTCTAGGGTTTTACGAAAGGGTGCAGGGTTGGTGGCAGAGATCTTGCGGCACACAGTGTTGGTGTTGCTGCATCTGCAACCAGGACGAGTGGCACGATCATAGCCACGCTGGCACAAAGTGAGGCACAGCTTGGCAGGAGGGTAGCAGCACAGGCAAGGCAGGCAAAGTGCCAGGAAGGCCATGGCACTCCAGCGGGAGCAGGCATGAGCCGGAGAGCAGGAACACGGTCGATCGGCACAATTGTCCTCCTTATCTGATGAGCAGTGGTAGAACACACCCTTCACACAGCACAGACAAGTGCCATACTCCAAGACGTTTTCAGCTGAACATAAGCAGCGCTGGCCACAGGTCCAGCAGGAGGGCAAATTTCGAGGAGTACAGCACTCCTGGCACTTACAGTGGCCACAACGTTCACAGATGAATAGATGCAGGCCCAAGTCCTCACCATCAGCTAGTCCTTTGCCTAGCGAgtcaggtttcaaatctcctttGGGTTGAGAACGCACCACAGTAGCCAGGCCAGAATGGGAAGGTGTTAGTCCCGTAAGAAGTCTCTGGTCTGAAGCAGCACTGCCGCGAGACATGGAGCTCACAGTACTAGAGCGACTCAAGTGGGCCAAGTGGGAATGTTGATGCTGACTTTGACTGTGAGACATCTGAGGACGTCGCTCATCATGTGCATAGAAGACACCGACCTGAGATGCAGGCTCCAGTGCCACAGGTCGATCCACATAGTCATTATTAGCCCTTATTGCACGGATCTGGTCAATAGATAATACAGGAACTTGCTGAAGATCCAGGCTTTCAGGGTCCATCCGAAAAGGTGGTACTGGATCCATTCTTTCCAGACCACCAGGGTATGGGCTGAACTGCAAGGTTGACCGATATCAGGGTACATCAGATAAACCTGTAGTGAGAAGACAAAATGAAAAAGCCATCATTTTAGATTCACAGTCAAATAATACGTTTGAGGTTTAACTTCAATCGACATAACAAGTAATTGCTGAAACCAATGTTCAAAAGTCTTCACTCCTTTCAGATGGTCTATGGCTAAAG
The sequence above is drawn from the Danio aesculapii chromosome 21, fDanAes4.1, whole genome shotgun sequence genome and encodes:
- the LOC130214640 gene encoding protein sprouty homolog 2 codes for the protein MDPVPPFRMDPESLDLQQVPVLSIDQIRAIRANNDYVDRPVALEPASQVGVFYAHDERRPQMSHSQSQHQHSHLAHLSRSSTVSSMSRGSAASDQRLLTGLTPSHSGLATVVRSQPKGDLKPDSLGKGLADGEDLGLHLFICERCGHCKCQECCTPRNLPSCWTCGQRCLCSAENVLEYGTCLCCVKGVFYHCSSDKEDNCADRPCSCSPAHACSRWSAMAFLALCLPCLCCYPPAKLCLTLCQRGYDRATRPGCRCSNTNTVCRKISATNPAPFRKTLEKPV